A region from the Arachis ipaensis cultivar K30076 chromosome B01, Araip1.1, whole genome shotgun sequence genome encodes:
- the LOC107645634 gene encoding uncharacterized protein LOC107645634, producing the protein MENIANLRVYYNGESELGAVGEEVNVDELGDIDWEEDNNDSEEEFEANYEVDDENDDGDLAGNPAVQNEANAIVSQHPFGVSSFMRTLDLEAMHAPEFSEYANTCEGNAAAEDGEFRVGIEFGSRKSVISAIKNYSISRGVDYTVYESEPQIFYAKCKGIRRYNGKHTYTVDTISQDHAKLDSDTIADAIRPLVKVDPSIKVKSVIAEVQCRFNYTVSYRKAWLAKQNAVAKVFGDWKVSYQTLPVWLKAMTVKMPRSRVQIKTLPVYCESEEIQGVKVLHRIFWSFYPCIVVFRHYKPLVQVDGTHLYRKYKGALLVAVAQDGNQNIVPIAFAIVEGKTADAWEIFLTNLRRYVTIDGVGIISDRHTSIDTTIARSNGAWSPPRAWHMYYISYSRTEQEYNINYQRLKEWSEAYTQWCDEIGVERWVLAFDGGHRWDI; encoded by the exons ATGGAAAATATTGCAAATTTGCGAGTATATTATAACGGTGAG TCAGAGTTGGGCGCGGTCGGGGAGGAGGTCAATGTTGATGAGCTCggggatatagattgggaagaagataatAATGACAGTGAAGAGGAATTCGAAGCTAACTATGAAGTCGATGACGAAAACGATGACGGAGACTTGGCAGGCAATCCGGCGGTGCAAAATGAAGCAAATGCGATTGTAAGCCAGCACCCGTTTGGTGTTTCGTCTTTTATGCGGACTCTAGATCTCGAAGCCATGCATGCCCCGGAATTTTCTGAGTATGCGAATACGT GTGAAGGCAACGCTGCGGCGGAAGATGGCGAGTTTAGGGTCGGAATAGAATTTGGTTCGAGAAAGTCGgtgatatctgcaatcaaaaACTACTCCatctctagaggagttgattacactgtgtatgagtctgagccgcaGATATTCTATGCGAAATGCAAGGGG ATCAGGAGATACAATGGCAAGCACACGTACACCGTGGACACAatttcacaagatcatgccaagttggactcGGACACAATTGCAGATGCCATTAGGCCATTGGTCAAAGTAGACCCTTCGATAAAGGTGAAGTCTGTTATTGCAGAAGTCCAATGCAGGTTCAACTACACTGTGAGTTACCggaaggcttggttggcaaagcagaatgCTGTCGCAAAAGTTTTTGGTGATTGGAAAGTTTCTTACCAGACTCTGCCAGTATGGTTGAAAGCAATGACAGTGAAGATGCCAAGGTCTCGTGTTCAAATTAAAACACTCCCCGTTTACTGTGAGAGTGAGGAGATTCAGGGTGTAAAAGTTCTGCACCGCATTTTTTGGAGCTTCTATCCGTGTATTGTAGTATTCAGACACTACAAGCCACTGGTGCAGGTTGATGGCACGCACCTGTACAGAAAATATAAAGGTGCACTTCTGGTAGCGGTTGCACAAGATGGGAATCAAAACATTGTGCCTATTGCATTTGCGATTGTCGAGGGCAAGACAGCAGACGCATGGGAGATTTTCCTAACCAATTTGCGGAGATATGTTACCATTGATGGTGTGGGTATTATTTCTGACCGCCATACCTCCATCGACACTACAATAGCTCGCAGTAACGGTGCATGGTCACCACCAAGGGCGTGGCACATGTACTACATCAG TTATTCTAGGACGGAGCAGGAGTACAACATAAACTACCAAAGGCTTAAAGAGTGGAGTGAGGCATATACTCAATGGTGCGATGAGATCGGTGTTGAGAGATGGGTGTTGGCATTCGATGGTGGTCATCGTTGGGACATATGA
- the LOC107618054 gene encoding uncharacterized protein LOC107618054 isoform X1, with protein sequence MVPLKPYHHFSSLSISIAPTFCLQPHFSSPPVSFNYRFHAPKSHFKLKNSFSFPTSNFLKVSRIRVSVCTTEYEEGEENKPSTELMDLSPNGPVYQKTLQLVECSMFAALTGLVYFLSNSLAIENYFSCFFSLPIVISSMRWGIDAGRKTLVATTVLLFVLSGPVKALTYLLKHGIVGYTMGILWRSGASWNLSIFLCTIVRSLGAVGFVLISSFLIRENILALITINIHASLTFLLTASGVNSIPSLNMIYTLFGILVLINSGCFMFLLHLLYSVFLARMGMKSQLRLPRWLERNL encoded by the exons ATGGTTCCCCTGAAGCCTTACCACCATTTCTCTAGCCTCTCCATTTCCATAGCTCCCACTTTCTGTCTCCAGCCTCACTTTTCCTCTCCTCCAGTTTCCTTCAACTACCGATTTCATGCACCAAAATCACACTTCAAACTCAAGAATTCATTCTCTTTCCCCACTTCTAACTTTCTCAAGGTATCAAGAATTAGAGTATCAGTTTGTACTACTGAatatgaagaaggagaagaaaataaaCCTTCAACAGAGCTTATGGACTTGTCGCCAAATGGCCCAGTGTACCAGAAAACACTTCAATTGGTTGAGTGCTCCATGTTTGCTGCACTTACTGGTTTAGTTTACTTCTTGAGCAACTCTCTTGCTATTGAG AATTACTTTAGTTGTTTCTTCTCGTTGCCTATAGTGATTTCCTCAATGAGATGGGGTATTGATGCTGGAAGGAAAACACTG GTGGCAACAACTGTACTTTTGTTTGTCTTGTCTGGTCCAGTCAAAGCTCTAACTTATCTG CTTAAGCATGGCATTGTTGGTTACACAATGGGTATTTTGTGGAG GTCTGGAGCAAGTTGGAACCTTTCAATTTTCTTGTGCACAATT GTACGATCACTAGGAGCTGTTGGCTTTGTCTTAATTTCATCTTTCTTAATAAGGGAAAATATACTAGCTTTG ATCACCATTAACATTCATGCTTCTCTTACATTTCTGCTTACCGCCTCTGGTGTTAATTCCATTCCCTCGTTGAACATGATATATACCCTGTTTGGCATTTTG GTTTTGATCAATAGTGGGTGCTTCATGTTCTTGCTTCACCTGCTGTATTCCGTTTTCCTCGCCAGAATGGGGATGAAATCTCAACTAAGGTTACCAAGATGGCTGGAGAGGAACCTCTGA
- the LOC107618054 gene encoding uncharacterized protein LOC107618054 isoform X2: protein MVPLKPYHHFSSLSISIAPTFCLQPHFSSPPVSFNYRFHAPKSHFKLKNSFSFPTSNFLKVSRIRVSVCTTEYEEGEENKPSTELMDLSPNGPVYQKTLQLVECSMFAALTGLVYFLSNSLAIEVATTVLLFVLSGPVKALTYLLKHGIVGYTMGILWRSGASWNLSIFLCTIVRSLGAVGFVLISSFLIRENILALITINIHASLTFLLTASGVNSIPSLNMIYTLFGILVLINSGCFMFLLHLLYSVFLARMGMKSQLRLPRWLERNL from the exons ATGGTTCCCCTGAAGCCTTACCACCATTTCTCTAGCCTCTCCATTTCCATAGCTCCCACTTTCTGTCTCCAGCCTCACTTTTCCTCTCCTCCAGTTTCCTTCAACTACCGATTTCATGCACCAAAATCACACTTCAAACTCAAGAATTCATTCTCTTTCCCCACTTCTAACTTTCTCAAGGTATCAAGAATTAGAGTATCAGTTTGTACTACTGAatatgaagaaggagaagaaaataaaCCTTCAACAGAGCTTATGGACTTGTCGCCAAATGGCCCAGTGTACCAGAAAACACTTCAATTGGTTGAGTGCTCCATGTTTGCTGCACTTACTGGTTTAGTTTACTTCTTGAGCAACTCTCTTGCTATTGAG GTGGCAACAACTGTACTTTTGTTTGTCTTGTCTGGTCCAGTCAAAGCTCTAACTTATCTG CTTAAGCATGGCATTGTTGGTTACACAATGGGTATTTTGTGGAG GTCTGGAGCAAGTTGGAACCTTTCAATTTTCTTGTGCACAATT GTACGATCACTAGGAGCTGTTGGCTTTGTCTTAATTTCATCTTTCTTAATAAGGGAAAATATACTAGCTTTG ATCACCATTAACATTCATGCTTCTCTTACATTTCTGCTTACCGCCTCTGGTGTTAATTCCATTCCCTCGTTGAACATGATATATACCCTGTTTGGCATTTTG GTTTTGATCAATAGTGGGTGCTTCATGTTCTTGCTTCACCTGCTGTATTCCGTTTTCCTCGCCAGAATGGGGATGAAATCTCAACTAAGGTTACCAAGATGGCTGGAGAGGAACCTCTGA
- the LOC107645625 gene encoding uncharacterized protein LOC107645625: protein MKERNKGVERYNTNMDCFSHELTCKKHPSSSSVGICAFCLKDRLLKLVCSDCGEQRLSSCSCSDDISTSRRNSCTVDVGSVGRVSFLIDNDKNQTPPILHNSTNSSSSSNNNNNKLYERVVDEVTVLPRSSSKKSNISGGGKFWKIGKLFRKNNKKRKEYYCGRSVGGFDDNNNHNAGGGGGGVGACVSRSRSLCSFRGGALFGSEDGTDSVVPSGARSSISAARSSGVNGGLFLESGRRSGYSEATEPRKSGFDGLFLDSSSEIIDGVMRKGNNGIMDNVVDGGGGGGVFYGVNRRVFSLRESDFKGMDESSFIDLKLDYSSESRAELFPPSKMMMSDNFNINTLSAFGSTRHGGGGGGGEGDFIVGGGVSLTSGGGSCRIGGGGGRKSMKGWRWIFRYSNSTNRGGAKNRDQQQDSMLETKGTTYLSSSFTLQ, encoded by the coding sequence ATGAAGGAGAGAAACAAAGGAGTTGAAAGATACAACACCAACATGGATTGCTTCTCACATGAATTGACATGTAAGAAGCACCCTTCTTCTTCGTCAGTTGGTATCTGCGCGTTTTGTCTTAAGGACCGTTTGCTGAAGCTCGTCTGCTCCGATTGCGGCGAGCAGAGGCTCTCCTCCTGCTCTTGCTCCGACGATATCTCGACTTCCCGCCGCAATTCGTGTACTGTCGACGTGGGAAGCGTCGGCAGGGTCTCGTTCTTGATCGACAACGACAAGAACCAGACCCCGCCAATTCTTCACAACTCAACaaactcttcttcctcttccaacaacaacaacaacaaattgTATGAAAGAGTGGTAGATGAGGTTACAGTTTTGCCAAGGAGCAGCAGCAAGAAAAGTAATATCAGTGGTGGGGGTAAATTTTGGAAGATTGGGAAGCTGTTTAGGAAGAATAATAAGAAGAGGAAAGAGTATTATTGTGGGAGAAGTGTTGGTGGTTTTGATGATAACAATAATCACAATGCCGGTGGTGGTGGCGGTGGCGTCGGCGCGTGCGTATCGAGATCAAGGTCGCTATGCAGTTTCCGCGGTGGTGCTCTGTTTGGATCTGAGGACGGTACAGATTCAGTTGTTCCATCAGGTGCGAGAAGCTCGATCTCAGCAGCGAGAAGTTCGGGTGTGAATGGTGGTTTGTTCTTGGAGTCTGGTAGAAGAAGTGGGTACAGTGAAGCTACTGAGCCAAGGAAGAGTGGGTTTGATGGTCTTTTTCTAGATTCTTCTTCTGAGATTATTGATGGTGTAATGAGAAAGGGTAATAATGGAATAATGGATAACGTtgttgatggtggtggtggtggtggtgtgttCTATGGGGTTAATAGGCGTGTGTTTTCGCTAAGAGAGAGCGATTTCAAGGGCATGGATGAATCTAGTTTTATTGATTTGAAGCTCGATTATTCATCAGAATCAAGAGCAGAGTTGTTCCCTCCTTCAAAGATGATGATGAgtgataattttaatattaatacaCTCTCCGCTTTTGGAAGCACAAgacatggtggtggtggtggcggcggcGAAGGAGATTTTATTGTTGGCGGTGGAGTATCTTTAACAAGTGGTGGCGGTTCATGTAGGATCGGTGGTGGAGGAGGAAGGAAGAGCATGAAAGGTTGGAGATGGATTTTCAGATATAGCAATTCAACAAACAGGGGAGGTGCAAAGAACAGGGATCAACAACAAGATTCAATGCTTGAGACAAAAGGAACAACATATTTGTCTAGCTCCTTTACTCTTCAGTAG